The window TATTATTGAGCAATCAAGCAGTTAAAAAAGATATAGAACCTTAGTTAGAGCTCGACTTAAAAAAAATTCgatttttaaacactttttaAGTCGATGATATCGAACAGCTCAATTGCAGAACGCCTCAAAACCTGCATGTTTCCGAATTAGTGCATACTGtaatttttaatcaaataaaccGTAAACAAGAACCCAGAAAAGGACCCAAAACCAGCCAAAtactataaaatcaaaattggcTGTAAAAAATTAATCGATAATCGATAATCAATAACAAAATAACATGGAACATCAACAACAAGAATCATCCAGTAATTTACAACTAGTTACAGTTACCgacaattataataataataataatttcaataATGAACCAGCTGTTCCGCCAgaagaaattagggtttcaaaatTCGATTATTCAATTGATAATCACTTCAAATACAttgatcaaatttcaattctttCTGGCGAATCAGAAATGCAGTATCAAGAAACCGAATTACAACGCTTGAATTCCTCTGTTACTTTCTTAAGGTTCCGTTTTTTCCgagtttttatttgttatatatatatatatatagtttgtatgtattatatatgtattagacTTTCGgatattgttattgtatgtatctaaTCTAATGAGTGCTATGCTTAGTAAACCAATGACGTGTCGCCTTTTTAGTGTGAAGCAAATATGTAAGTAGAATATCGGTCGCTAGATACATACCGGAATACGTTAAACTGATTATGATTTATTAAAACTTTTCAGTTAGACTTAAGTTAATATCATGAATCATTCTAGGAAAGTTTACGTTTTGATAATGTATAATGATTTTAATTGAATTAAGAGTCTAACTATTGGTTATGCGCCTTTGTTAAGTATATTTCTGGAAGTTTGAACTTTAAGAATGCGTGTAGAAAACTTATGCATTTTCCATTGTTTATTCTTGGTTCCGTAACTAAAGATTTTGGTATTCGCAGGAAATGGAGAGATTTCTGTTATCAACCTCGAACTATTAGGTTTGCTTTTGAAAACGAGACTTCCCAGGAGAAGGATGTCACAGCTGGGTTAAACTTGCCTCAATTTTCTTCAGCAGCTGTTCCCAAGGTACGAATCTATGTTGTCAAGTGGCTCTGCTAATATATCTCTGTTTTTATTTACACAACGGGAAGGTGTTTCCCTATAATGTTTTATTCGAAGAATGTTGAATAGATTGGGTCTAATACGGATGCAGGATATGTCAGATGGAAACAGAATGTCTTCACCACTGAGGTTCGTTATCAATCTGTATCTCTACGTGGCTACttctttggttttttttttttttttttatagctaTAGTACTTTCAAAAAACTCACAAGTTATGTTTCTCTGTCTGGCTTGGACACTTTATACTGCTTGCCAGTCAAAATTGAAGGTGTAAAACGTACAAGAATATATATGGCGTTCCTTGCATTACCTCCTCAATCTCTGCTGATAAGTATATGCGTGTTTGTTGTCCGATGTTCATTTTCTGGTTATTTTGATATTTGGGTAATTTTGTGCGTGTATTGTAGCTTTAGGCTGATAAAGATGTTAACAGTTAACCTTGGAACTTATCTGTACGTGATGTGTAGAATATAAactgttttttgttttagttcTCGAGTATATTAGAAAGGTATCTCGTTTATTTGTGCACATGCAAAGTAGTTTGTTCCCTTTGGATTGATGTGACTACTTTCTTTGATTTTCAGTATTCTTTCAGCTTAACTTTCTAATTGTATGATGTGATCAATGCATAAtttacacctatatatatatatacacatatatattagatatcCATTCGATATGGAGGTCAATATTTAGGGTTCAATTTTAATGGAAATTTCATCTACTTGTCAATATATCCTTCAGACGTTCTATAAATGTTATCTTATATAGATGCTTTTGCAGCAAAGATTTTGTAATGTACGTTGGGGGCCATGTTTGGGCATTGGATTGGTGTCCCAGAGCTCATCCGAGTTCTAACTCTGACACTAATGTGGAGGTACAGTTATTTACATACCTTTCTTGTGCTCACTTTCTTTCATGCGGGTTTGTAGTTGTTCTTCATCCATGTTTTCACAATGTAAATTAGAAGCTTGAGGGGTTAACATCTTATTCAGTTTGCCTTAGAAATGTTTATCTGTTTGGCACGTGATCTAAAACGTAAAAGTTCGAACCAGTATTCTATTATACTATGAAGTGAATATAGCACTTGCAACATCCTACAAGTTGTAACTGTTTGAGACATATGTATCCTTACTTCGTAATTATTTTTTAGTTCATTGCCGTTTCTGCTCATCCTCCGAACTCTGCTTATCACAAGATCGGTGCTCCACTTACTGGAAGAGGTCTCATCCAGATATGGTGCATATTGAATATTGGTGTGAAAGACCAAGATGTGATCCCTTCCGGCAAAGGAAAGTTAAAATTCACTTCCAAAAATAATGACAATCAACCAAAGAGACCAAGAGGGAGACCAAGAAAGAATCCTGTAGGCGAATCTATGAGTGACATGGATGGCACAGAAGAAACGGGTAAAAGTTCCAAATCTTGTAAACCACAAAAGCCTAGAGGAAGACCAAGAAAGAATCTTGTTAGTGAATCTGTGAGTAATTTAGATGGCAGCAATCAGTCAATCCAAAGTCTGGCTGTACAAGAACCTGAAAATCCAAAGTTATTTCAGCTAGTGGCCACggaagaaaatgataaaagttTTGGCTCAGTTAAGCCCAAAAAGCCTAAAGGAAGGCCCAGAAAGAAACCTGCAAGTGAATTTGTGAGTACTATAGATGGCAGCAATCAGTTAATTCAGAGTCTGCCTGTACAAGATCCTCAAAATCCAAACTTACTTCAATTAGTGACCATGGAAGAAATTGATAAAAGTTTCAGCTCAGTTAAGCCGGAAAAGTCGAAAGGAAGACCCAGAAAGAATACTGTTAGTGAATCTGTGAGTAACGTGGATGGCAGGGatcaatatatacaaaatcaggCTTTACAAGATCCTGTAAATCCAAACTTACTTCAACTAGTGGCCACAGAAGATACCGATAAAAGTTTCAGCTCAGTTAAGCTGAAAGGGCCGAAAGGAAGATCCAGAAAGAAACCTGTAAGTGAATTTGTGAGTAATGTGGATGGCAGGGatcaatatatacaaaatctGGCTGATCAGCCTCCTGAAAGCTCAAGCACATTACTTAAGCTACTCCACAAAGAAGAAACGAGTAAAAGTTCCAAATCTAGTAAGAGGCAAAATCCTAGAAAGAAACCAAGAAATAATCCTGCAAGTGAATCTGTAAGCGGTGGTCAATTTCCGCAAGGCCTGTTTGTGGAATCTCCGGAAGATTCAGACCATTTACTTCAAGTAGTTGCCATAGAAGAAACTGATGCATATTTGAAATCATGCAAGCGacaaaaaacaaagttaaaacCCAGAAAGAAACAAGCGAAGGAATCACTAAATAATTCTAATGGCATCGACAAACAAATGTGCTCATTTCCTGAATGTCCTGATAGTTCACCAAAAGCAAGTGTGCAACCTCTTGCTGTGGAGTTCCCTGAAGATGTCTATACCCGAAAGCGGAAATGTGACAATAAAGAATTCCCAACAAAGTCAATGCGGACATCTTCAAAGTCTAGCTTAACAAAATGCCAGCCAGGAATAAAAAGTCAAGTAACTGGTAGTGATTTACCTCTTCCAACACAAAGTTGTGGAAGTCCTATACAGCAAGATCCCATCCTTTCTGAACCTGCTCACGATAGTGGTTTCGTTTCTGAGGATGCTTCTTTACCTAGACTTGTAATGGGCTTGGCACACGGTGGAAAAGTTGCATGGGATCTGAAATGGCGGCCCTCTAATTCTCGTATTATTTCCAAGCACCTAATGGGCTACCTTGCTGTCTTGCTTGGAAATGGTGCTCTTGAAGTGTAAGTTTTTGTATACTTGGATCGTTATGTTATTATGAAATATATACTTCACTTTTTCTTCATCAGAGTATTTTGAATGTAGGTTTGAAGTACCTCTTCCCTATATAACTAAAGAAATGTTTTCCTCTGCTCAGAAGGAAGGTAGTGATCCTCGCTTCATTAAGTTGAAGCCAGTTTTCATGTGTACGAACTTGAAGTGTGGTGATAGACAGAGGTAATAACTAATACTtactgtataatttttttttctccttatcACAGTATTAACGAACTTTAGTGGTATATTATTTTATCGGTCTTCCAAGTTCTGTTTTATCTTCTGTTTGGTTACAACGTATGATGATAGAAGTTGTTACATTTTTGGCCGGATATGTTGATGTGTAATCTTGCTCTTATCATTATTGTTGATGCTCCAATATTCATTGAGACTCTTATTTTGACTTGCACCTttcttttgttgattttttgttCTCTTATGCAGTATTCCGCTAACATTGGAGTGGTCAACATCAGCTCCTCATGATCTTATTCTGGCTGGTTGTCATGACGGAGTGGTAAAGCTAGAACTTGGtctatatttttagttgtttggtttatacattatttagttttatgtttttacCAATATTGTATAAAGTAGTCCATGCTTTAATTCAGACCTTACTGCTACTTGGATGAAGATACGGTTACATGCATATGTTCATAACCAGCGCACACAAATAAATAATAGAAGCATATAAATCTAGGCTACTGCAAACATTATTTTCAAAGATTTGATTGTAGGAAAATTATGAAACTAAAATATCTGTATTTGCTCAGGTGGCCCTGTGGAAGTTCTCTGATAACGATCCATCTAAAGGTACatttcatgtttttattttctattttgtgAACTTCGGCTTGTGTTTCATATCTAAGTATTGGGATTCCCATCTATGATTTATAGTATTGATCTTCGATTTTATGCTTTTTGTTTACAGATACTAGACCCTTGCTTTGCTTCAGCGCGGATACAGCTCCTATAAGGGCATTAAAGTGGGCTCCATTGGCTAGGTCAGTGGTCCTAGATGTAAAACTCATTAGAATAACTTAGGCATTTTACTGATGATGTACAGATCCATTGTCTAACCCTTTTTTGCTTGACATCTTCATCCAGTAACATGCACAATTCCAATCCCATATGCTTTGGATAATTTAATATGTGTTAAGTTGTGGGATAAAAAATATAATCCAGCTGGGTCATTACTCATTTATCAGATGTTGTATTAAGATACTTAGAAACTCTTGTTAATCACTGCAGTGATGCCGAGAGTGCAAATATAATTGCTACTGGTGGGCATAAAGGTCTTAAGTTTTGGGACATACGGTAAGGATCCAACTATTATCATTCTAATTTTCTTACGCTATCTAACTATAATATCTCCACATTTTTCACTGTAGTGATCCGTTTCACCCTCTTTGGGATATTCCTGCTCAGCAGAACATAAATAGTATGGATTGGCTCTCAAATCCAAGGTACTGTAATTACGTATATCTCTCCATGTTACTGTTGGTCTGTGGCTATATTCTTTATCCTCCgccttttgttttaattttgtacTAGTCTCTGCTTGCAGTTGTGTTGTTTTATCCTTTGACGATGGAGAAATAAGAACAATCAGCTTACTGAAGGCTGCTTGTGACATTCCTGTTACGGGTATGCCCTGTATTAAGACACCACAGCATGGATTACATAGTTATTACTCTTCATTATCTTCAGTTTGGAGTACTCAAGTGTCAACAACAGGTAACTTTATCTACAACTTATTGATGATAACTGCAATAGTATTCTAACTAGTTTGACATTAATCCCAGGCATGGTTGCATATTGTTGTTCAGATGGGAAAGTTCTTCATTTCCAGGTTAGCTTATTAAGTAATTATTTGATAATGTATTGTTACCTTTTTAATTGTGATGCGtatatattactcgtagtaTACACATTAATTCTGTTAAACAGCAATTGTTCTAGATATTAACCAATTACCTAACTCGCCTTGTTTATGAACTTGATCAGCTTACTACCAAAGAGGTGGAGAAAGATGATATCAGAAACCGCAAGAGTCATTATCTGAGTGGTTCCATAACCTGGGAAGAATCGACCCTTAGTATATTCTCTCCTGTACCCAATAAATTGGGTGATATCCCAAGATCCAAACGTGGTTTTATATCGAAATCAAATCAAGAGAAGAGAGCCAAGGACCAAATCTTAAAGTCCCAAACCCCAGAAAAACAACTAGGTTCGTCTCTCTATGTATAAtattatgaaatgatatgatgCGAAATTGTTTAAAATTACCACCAATGTGTGGTTAGGGGTCCTGATGTCCTTGCAAGAGGTCTCGGGCTCAAAGCTCCCgaggaaaataaaaataaaaatagtcatAGGGATACCCTTGTTAAGCTGCGTACATCTAGGTCAAAAAATTTCCGCATAACCTCCACAGAGAAAACGTCATCCATTTTCTAAACATGTTTATCTGATCATGTTACTTTGGACATAGTTACAGTAGTCTTCAGTGTTTGGATATACATTTAAGTTTTATGCTGTCTTATATGAAAGTGTATCCTTTTGGACCTTTTTGGACATTATTACATTAGTTACTTGAATTCTAATCACGTATAAAGTTAGAACTCTTAACCTTTCTAGGACCCTCTCTATGGCAAGGTGCTTAGTCGCTCTCCCTTTGCTaagattatctgattattactaCGTCAATAAATGAGAGCATTCAAACACTTTGTTCTTTGGGCTACAGCTGGCTCTGTTATTACTGTTTATCTGATCAAGCTTATTTAATGCACATTCAAGCACCCACCCTAAAACGTAATACATTATAATTAGATTTATATAATTCATCATCTGAGGTTGGGTTTGCTATGTTAATGCTCCAGGTCATTACCTGGTCTCAGAAGCCAAGTCAGGGATATACCAAAAGAGCGGCGATACCTCTCAGACAACTGAAACCAGTCAAGCATTAGTGTGCGCAGACAATGACAATAAGAGTGAAGGAGAGACTGTTGGAAAACATATGGACAACGAGAAGGAAAGAGAGGTCCTTCCTCCCAAGATTGTTGCAATGCACTGTGTTAGATGGAATATGAACAAAGGTAGTGAGAGATTGTTGTGCTATGGAGGCGCTGCTGGTATTGTACGATGTCAAAAAATTTCTTAACCCACAACCTTAGAGTTAATTTGATGGTTTTTTAGATCAGGTGGGATAATAATGTATATCTGcgaacaaaatttttaaataggtttagtaaatattttgttaatttatatgCCAAAGTGTTTTTTCCCTAGGTAAGTATGTGTATATAACTTGGTATTTAGTTTATTGAGAATGAAAATTCCACCAATTATTTATCAGTTCATTTTAATATCTTTTCCGTACGAGCCATAAATGTTAAAGCGATTTTATACGAAGTGTAACCTGCAACGATAACAAAATGACCTCAGGGTTGTATGTGTCATTTTTGCATCACGCCAGTTTAACCTATCtttaaaaagttagataaaCAAATGACAAAATTCAGCTCTTTTTGTTGAACGACAATATATTACAAAATTCAACTCTTGATTAGATACAAAGACTATCTGGAGAAATAAATTGCAAATTGTTTTCGGATAGGCCCGTTAAATTTGATTTACTCCATGGGCAAGTCATTTAAGGCAAATATTTTATTGTGGTAGGAGATAGACTTTATATGTCTAGTACTAGTTTTAATATCAGTGTGCGATGCAcgaaatttataatttattttataattataacatTGCCAATTATATGAAACAtgaaatacaaattttaatggaTATTCCATATACAACTTtacatttatacttttatgCTTCCATATTCGATTAATCAAAATAAAGGTAATGCCACTACCGGTTTACTTACttccaaaaatttttt is drawn from Erigeron canadensis isolate Cc75 chromosome 9, C_canadensis_v1, whole genome shotgun sequence and contains these coding sequences:
- the LOC122581903 gene encoding uncharacterized protein LOC122581903, translating into MEHQQQESSSNLQLVTVTDNYNNNNNFNNEPAVPPEEIRVSKFDYSIDNHFKYIDQISILSGESEMQYQETELQRLNSSVTFLRKWRDFCYQPRTIRFAFENETSQEKDVTAGLNLPQFSSAAVPKDMSDGNRMSSPLSKDFVMYVGGHVWALDWCPRAHPSSNSDTNVEFIAVSAHPPNSAYHKIGAPLTGRGLIQIWCILNIGVKDQDVIPSGKGKLKFTSKNNDNQPKRPRGRPRKNPVGESMSDMDGTEETGKSSKSCKPQKPRGRPRKNLVSESVSNLDGSNQSIQSLAVQEPENPKLFQLVATEENDKSFGSVKPKKPKGRPRKKPASEFVSTIDGSNQLIQSLPVQDPQNPNLLQLVTMEEIDKSFSSVKPEKSKGRPRKNTVSESVSNVDGRDQYIQNQALQDPVNPNLLQLVATEDTDKSFSSVKLKGPKGRSRKKPVSEFVSNVDGRDQYIQNLADQPPESSSTLLKLLHKEETSKSSKSSKRQNPRKKPRNNPASESVSGGQFPQGLFVESPEDSDHLLQVVAIEETDAYLKSCKRQKTKLKPRKKQAKESLNNSNGIDKQMCSFPECPDSSPKASVQPLAVEFPEDVYTRKRKCDNKEFPTKSMRTSSKSSLTKCQPGIKSQVTGSDLPLPTQSCGSPIQQDPILSEPAHDSGFVSEDASLPRLVMGLAHGGKVAWDLKWRPSNSRIISKHLMGYLAVLLGNGALEVFEVPLPYITKEMFSSAQKEGSDPRFIKLKPVFMCTNLKCGDRQSIPLTLEWSTSAPHDLILAGCHDGVVALWKFSDNDPSKDTRPLLCFSADTAPIRALKWAPLASDAESANIIATGGHKGLKFWDIRDPFHPLWDIPAQQNINSMDWLSNPSCVVLSFDDGEIRTISLLKAACDIPVTGMPCIKTPQHGLHSYYSSLSSVWSTQVSTTGMVAYCCSDGKVLHFQLTTKEVEKDDIRNRKSHYLSGSITWEESTLSIFSPVPNKLGDIPRSKRGFISKSNQEKRAKDQILKSQTPEKQLGHYLVSEAKSGIYQKSGDTSQTTETSQALVCADNDNKSEGETVGKHMDNEKEREVLPPKIVAMHCVRWNMNKGSERLLCYGGAAGIVRCQKIS